The following are encoded together in the Rhizobium sp. SSA_523 genome:
- a CDS encoding siderophore-interacting protein, with the protein MTQAAPFHLSGIATPREAIWMLEQIAEHFTEHADVVRTGDMVMMTSESGTTAIRRQEDQLLIELQSQSQDGLQLARTMLAEHLFYFSGEEPLSLTWSAPAPLGPLPNLHHVTVTAVETVTPRMRRVTVACPDVRPFVGADMHVRILVPPKGRAPVWPGTREDGRIAWPKGEDELLVRVYTIRGLDAERGEIWLDFFQHPEHDVATPGADFARDAQPGDRLALLGPGGGDRPEAASQLLIGDESALPAILRIIEEAAPTTRLEAIVEISDKDEEQQVRSAGEFSIAWIHRNAGTAAGGRPAPHAGARPAEKTPFMEAALAAISGSSPDRFVWIACEKDDVRRLRQALNAKGHDKKLRYVAWYWERERQVGRSPS; encoded by the coding sequence ATGACCCAGGCTGCGCCCTTCCACCTGTCCGGCATCGCAACTCCGCGCGAGGCCATCTGGATGCTGGAACAGATTGCGGAGCATTTCACCGAACATGCCGATGTGGTTCGAACCGGCGACATGGTGATGATGACCAGCGAGAGCGGCACGACCGCCATTCGCCGGCAGGAGGACCAGTTGCTGATCGAGCTGCAATCCCAGTCGCAGGATGGCCTGCAGTTGGCGCGCACCATGCTTGCGGAGCATCTCTTCTATTTCAGCGGCGAAGAGCCTCTTTCGCTGACCTGGTCTGCGCCGGCACCGCTCGGTCCCTTGCCGAACCTTCATCACGTCACGGTCACGGCGGTCGAGACCGTGACACCGCGCATGCGCCGGGTCACGGTTGCCTGTCCCGATGTCCGCCCCTTCGTCGGCGCAGACATGCATGTGCGCATCCTCGTTCCCCCGAAAGGGCGGGCACCGGTCTGGCCGGGCACCCGGGAGGATGGCCGCATCGCCTGGCCGAAAGGCGAGGACGAGCTCCTGGTGCGCGTCTACACCATTCGCGGCTTGGACGCCGAACGCGGCGAGATCTGGCTCGATTTCTTCCAGCATCCCGAACACGATGTTGCAACGCCCGGTGCCGATTTCGCGCGCGACGCGCAGCCGGGCGATCGTCTGGCTCTGCTTGGCCCGGGCGGCGGTGACCGGCCCGAGGCCGCGTCGCAGCTGTTGATCGGGGATGAAAGTGCGCTTCCAGCCATCCTGCGCATCATCGAGGAAGCCGCACCGACGACGAGGCTGGAGGCGATCGTCGAGATCAGCGACAAGGACGAGGAGCAGCAGGTGCGCTCTGCGGGCGAATTTTCGATTGCCTGGATCCATCGCAACGCCGGCACCGCAGCGGGTGGCAGGCCAGCGCCGCATGCAGGCGCCCGGCCCGCGGAGAAGACGCCATTCATGGAGGCGGCGCTCGCGGCCATCTCCGGCTCTTCGCCGGATCGTTTCGTCTGGATCGCCTGCGAGAAGGACGATGTGCGCAGGCTGCGCCAGGCCTTGAATGCCAAAGGCCACGATAAAAAGCTGCGCTATGTCGCCTGGTACTGGGAGCGCGAGCGGCAGGTGGGCAGAAGCCCGTCCTGA
- a CDS encoding ABC transporter ATP-binding protein, with the protein MSPHLKAERISAGYGDRLILQDLDLQLAAGQITVIVGANACGKSTLLRSLSRLITPQAGQVLLDGKSIHRTNPRELARRLGLLPQSPVAPEGITVADLVSRGRHPHQGLFSRWTREDEAAVAEALAMTQIVDLADRPVDELSGGQRQRVWIAMALAQQTEIVLLDEPTTFLDISHQIEVLDLLVDLNRNRATTIVMVLHDLNLAARYADHLVAMVDGKIHQSGGPDEVLTEAMVRTVFGLESRIITDPTSGKPMMLPIGRHRMTETFKEQPLPAASGPDTVREQS; encoded by the coding sequence ATGTCGCCTCACCTCAAGGCCGAAAGGATCAGTGCCGGCTATGGCGATCGCCTGATCCTGCAGGACCTCGATCTGCAACTCGCCGCCGGACAGATCACCGTCATTGTCGGGGCCAATGCCTGCGGCAAGTCGACCCTGCTACGCAGCCTGTCGCGCCTCATTACCCCTCAGGCGGGGCAAGTGCTGTTGGACGGCAAATCCATTCACCGCACCAATCCGAGGGAGCTGGCCCGCCGGCTCGGCCTCCTGCCTCAATCGCCCGTGGCGCCGGAGGGCATCACCGTGGCAGATCTGGTCAGTCGCGGAAGGCATCCCCATCAAGGCCTGTTCTCCCGCTGGACCCGAGAGGACGAGGCGGCTGTGGCCGAGGCCCTGGCCATGACGCAGATCGTCGACCTTGCCGATCGGCCGGTCGACGAACTGTCCGGCGGCCAGCGTCAGCGCGTCTGGATCGCCATGGCACTGGCGCAGCAGACGGAGATCGTTCTCCTAGACGAACCGACGACTTTCCTCGACATCAGCCATCAGATCGAGGTGCTCGATCTTCTCGTCGATCTCAACCGCAACCGCGCCACCACGATCGTGATGGTCCTCCACGACCTCAATCTTGCCGCGCGTTACGCCGATCATCTGGTGGCGATGGTGGACGGCAAGATCCACCAATCCGGCGGACCGGACGAGGTGCTGACCGAGGCAATGGTGCGGACGGTCTTCGGGCTGGAAAGCCGCATCATCACCGACCCGACATCCGGAAAACCCATGATGCTGCCGATCGGCCGGCATCGGATGACCGAGACGTTCAAAGAGCAACCCTTGCCGGCAGCATCCGGCCCCGACACAGTGCGAGAACAATCATGA
- a CDS encoding iron chelate uptake ABC transporter family permease subunit produces MTRLSSGLLSAPSPGTSPDLSSGTSCGLHVVAEGRRKRSAHHRRITALLLAMLLGLFLLTLMVGQSVVRPIELLQWALGEELPGLSFTLGALRLPRALLSVLAGVSFGMGGVAFQIMLRNPLASPDIIGISSAASAAAVFMIVVLSINGSAVSIVAVGAALAIALLVYGLSFRSGVTGARLILIGIGVSAMMESLIAYMLSSAASWNLQEAMRWLTGSVNGATLEQCLPLGLALLVFGSLLLLLRRDLEALRLGDETASALGTHVSLTRAGVVIAAVGLIAFATAVTGPIAFVAFLSGPIASRLIANSGSLIIPAALTGGLLVLGGDYAGQFLLPARYPVGVVTGALGAPYLIYLIIRTHRGGGLT; encoded by the coding sequence ATGACCCGCCTTTCGTCCGGCCTATTGTCTGCCCCGTCCCCAGGCACGTCCCCTGACCTCTCCTCCGGCACCTCTTGCGGCTTGCACGTGGTGGCCGAGGGCCGACGCAAACGCAGTGCGCATCATCGGCGCATCACGGCGCTGCTCCTGGCAATGCTGCTTGGCCTCTTCCTGCTGACGCTGATGGTGGGACAATCTGTCGTCCGGCCAATCGAGCTTCTGCAATGGGCCCTTGGGGAGGAGCTTCCCGGCCTTTCCTTCACGCTCGGCGCGTTGCGGCTGCCGCGCGCACTCCTCTCCGTGCTGGCGGGCGTGAGTTTCGGCATGGGCGGCGTTGCCTTCCAGATCATGCTGCGCAATCCGCTCGCCAGTCCCGATATTATCGGCATCAGTTCCGCCGCCAGTGCCGCAGCGGTCTTCATGATCGTCGTCCTGTCGATCAACGGATCCGCCGTCTCGATTGTCGCCGTGGGGGCAGCGCTGGCCATTGCGCTCCTCGTCTATGGACTTTCCTTTCGCAGCGGCGTCACCGGAGCCCGGTTGATTCTGATCGGGATCGGCGTCTCGGCAATGATGGAAAGCCTCATTGCCTATATGCTTTCCTCCGCCGCATCCTGGAACCTGCAGGAGGCGATGCGCTGGCTGACAGGAAGCGTCAACGGCGCAACTCTCGAACAGTGCCTGCCGCTGGGCCTCGCCTTGCTTGTCTTCGGCTCTCTGCTCCTCCTTCTGCGGCGGGACCTGGAGGCCCTGCGGCTGGGCGACGAGACTGCATCGGCGCTCGGCACCCATGTCAGCCTGACCCGCGCCGGCGTCGTGATCGCGGCTGTCGGTCTCATCGCTTTCGCTACCGCCGTCACCGGACCGATTGCCTTTGTCGCCTTTCTGTCGGGGCCGATCGCCTCCCGGCTGATCGCCAATAGCGGCTCGCTGATCATCCCGGCGGCCCTGACCGGCGGTCTTCTGGTTCTCGGCGGCGATTATGCCGGCCAGTTCCTGCTGCCGGCCCGCTATCCCGTGGGCGTGGTGACCGGCGCGCTCGGCGCTCCCTATCTCATCTATCTCATCATCCGCACCCATCGCGGTGGAGGGCTCACGTGA
- a CDS encoding iron ABC transporter permease — protein MLASPSLAVSGAARHHRWPLLLAVLLVMLALAVLSVCIGTRSVAWSEILSALAGSSETIGEAAVAVRIPRTLLAILAGAALGTAGAIMQGVTRNPLADPGLLGVNTGAALAVVIAVAWFNIASAAAYIWAAILGAAATSVFVFCIGSLGRGGMSPLKLSLAGAATSIAFSSLVLAIVLPRNDIAGGIRSWQIGGVGGATIERLVPVLPFIALGLIFSLLAARKLNSLALGDELAAGLGERVAMARFVSALAAVLLCGATTAVCGPIGFVGLVVPHACRLLVGIDHRWLLPFSALAGACLLLVADIAGRILARPGEIDVGIITALIGAPVFIWIVRRQKVREL, from the coding sequence ATGCTCGCTTCGCCTTCCCTTGCAGTCTCGGGCGCTGCCCGCCACCACCGCTGGCCGCTTCTCCTGGCCGTCCTGCTCGTGATGCTGGCCCTGGCCGTCCTGTCCGTCTGCATCGGCACGCGCAGCGTGGCATGGAGCGAAATCCTGTCGGCGCTTGCAGGGTCCTCCGAGACGATCGGCGAGGCGGCTGTCGCCGTCCGTATCCCGCGCACCCTGCTGGCAATACTCGCCGGGGCGGCTCTCGGCACGGCAGGCGCCATCATGCAGGGTGTCACGCGCAATCCGCTTGCCGATCCGGGCCTGCTCGGCGTCAATACCGGTGCGGCACTTGCCGTGGTCATCGCCGTCGCCTGGTTCAACATCGCCTCTGCCGCGGCCTATATCTGGGCGGCGATCTTGGGCGCCGCGGCAACCTCGGTCTTCGTCTTCTGCATCGGTTCGCTCGGCCGTGGGGGCATGAGCCCGCTCAAACTCTCGCTTGCCGGTGCCGCAACCTCTATCGCCTTCTCGTCCCTGGTCCTCGCCATCGTGCTGCCGCGCAACGATATTGCCGGCGGCATCCGGTCCTGGCAGATCGGCGGCGTGGGCGGCGCAACCATAGAGCGCCTCGTGCCCGTGCTGCCATTCATCGCACTCGGACTGATCTTCAGCCTGCTCGCGGCCCGTAAACTGAATTCGCTGGCGCTGGGGGATGAACTGGCGGCGGGCCTTGGTGAACGCGTGGCAATGGCGCGCTTCGTCTCGGCCCTTGCCGCCGTCCTCCTCTGCGGAGCAACGACGGCGGTCTGCGGGCCGATCGGCTTCGTGGGCCTCGTCGTTCCGCACGCCTGTCGCCTGCTGGTCGGCATCGACCATCGGTGGCTCCTGCCATTTTCAGCACTTGCCGGCGCATGCCTGCTGCTGGTGGCGGACATAGCCGGGCGAATTCTCGCACGGCCCGGCGAAATCGATGTGGGCATCATCACCGCCCTGATCGGGGCTCCAGTGTTTATCTGGATCGTCCGGCGGCAGAAGGTGCGCGAATTATGA
- a CDS encoding iron-siderophore ABC transporter substrate-binding protein gives MQRIKRILLPIVAVCLAMLAGPYAAAGDEASYPISIEHAFGTTVIKEKPKRVATVAWANHEVPLALGIVPVGFAAANFGDDDADGLLPWVAQRLKELGASAPTLFDEGDGIDFEAVAASQPDVILAAYSGLSQNDYDMLSRIAPVVAYPKSPWATDWRTMIRYNSLGLGEAGKGEELIQKIEAEIRATAAKFPALQGKSAMFVTHLDASDLSIVNFYTANDSRVTFFKDLGLRMPDSVTAASTTGRFSGSISAERIDAFDDVDILVTYGDEQLINAMKANPLFSHMPAVQHGSVVMLGRNPVGTAANPTPLSISWVLEDYVSRLSAAAQKAQ, from the coding sequence ATGCAGCGCATCAAACGCATCCTGCTGCCGATTGTGGCAGTGTGTCTGGCAATGCTGGCTGGCCCTTATGCTGCGGCCGGCGACGAGGCAAGCTACCCGATCTCGATCGAGCACGCGTTCGGCACGACGGTCATCAAGGAGAAACCGAAGCGGGTGGCGACGGTCGCCTGGGCCAATCACGAGGTTCCGCTGGCGCTGGGCATTGTCCCGGTGGGATTTGCAGCGGCCAATTTCGGTGATGACGACGCAGACGGGCTGCTGCCTTGGGTGGCCCAGAGACTGAAGGAGCTCGGTGCTTCGGCACCGACCTTGTTCGACGAAGGTGACGGCATTGATTTCGAAGCTGTCGCCGCGTCGCAGCCGGATGTCATTCTCGCGGCCTATTCCGGGCTCAGCCAGAATGATTACGACATGCTGAGCCGCATTGCACCGGTCGTCGCCTATCCGAAATCGCCCTGGGCCACGGACTGGCGAACGATGATCCGCTACAACAGTCTTGGTCTCGGCGAAGCCGGAAAAGGCGAGGAGCTCATCCAGAAGATCGAGGCGGAAATCCGCGCGACGGCTGCCAAATTTCCGGCCCTGCAGGGCAAGTCCGCCATGTTCGTGACGCATCTGGACGCGAGTGATCTCAGCATCGTCAATTTCTATACCGCCAATGACAGCCGCGTGACCTTCTTCAAGGATCTTGGCTTGCGCATGCCGGACAGTGTCACGGCCGCCTCCACGACAGGCCGCTTCTCCGGCTCCATCAGTGCCGAACGCATCGATGCCTTCGACGATGTCGATATCCTCGTCACCTATGGCGATGAGCAGCTGATCAACGCCATGAAGGCCAATCCGCTCTTTTCGCACATGCCCGCGGTTCAACATGGATCCGTCGTGATGCTCGGCCGCAATCCGGTCGGCACGGCTGCCAATCCCACGCCGCTGTCGATTTCCTGGGTTCTCGAAGACTATGTATCGCGCCTGAGCGCGGCAGCCCAGAAAGCACAATGA
- a CDS encoding TonB-dependent siderophore receptor, producing the protein MNMKRFAKSGSWMSGRSARLLGCTALVVLQPFAVLAQDSAASTDGGTVLDRITIRGSGGGDDDSRSIVAGQTTGAGKMPTAILDTPASVSVITAKEIQQRNASTIEEVLRYTAGVSTDFYGSDDRFDYFKIRGFDAYTYRDGLVIGRPFGGIREEAYAYERVEVLKGASSTAFGVSDPGGSVNYVSKKPKSERFGEAYVTGGSHSRAETGIDFGDNITEDDTLSYRLTGKLRKSDAEYDYSRDDERFFMGGLTWRPSDATSLTFIYDHLHKDGVPGGGGHPIGTDFDRSRFFGEPDYNYRGTNRNSFSVMLDHDFGTGLTLGSTARYSKTNSDFGYAYIASTPTNGSTIANRSFFGNDSAVESFVMDAHLQYDASFDTIDSRTLVGIEYNRTRIDNRAFFGAAPGINWLNPVYTGRPASVPLYQSQKTDQDTKAIYAQQDLTFSDKLIASVSLRNDWLDTEQTNRLSGVRAQGDVSELTSRFGVTYRWTEEFATYASYAQSVVPSSLTVEPERGEQYEVGVKYQPLAFPALFTAAVYDLTKNNITRTDPVTNLQSAIGEVRVRGVDLEAKAEIDENWSLTAAYSYLSSEIVENGTQGNEGNELAFVPHHTASLWATYALPGDGRRGDMTFSVGGRYSSSYYFNDANTLSTDGHIVFDAAVTYDLAENTSLEVNVSNVFDEKHLDYGGFGADFYNPGRTIMATLRQTW; encoded by the coding sequence ATGAACATGAAACGCTTCGCCAAGTCGGGATCCTGGATGTCCGGCCGCTCCGCCAGGCTGTTGGGATGCACGGCTCTCGTCGTGCTCCAGCCCTTTGCGGTCCTGGCCCAGGACAGCGCGGCAAGCACCGACGGCGGCACTGTTCTCGATCGCATCACCATCCGCGGCTCCGGCGGCGGCGACGATGATTCCCGCTCGATCGTGGCCGGCCAGACGACGGGCGCCGGCAAGATGCCGACCGCCATCCTCGATACGCCCGCCTCGGTTTCGGTGATCACCGCCAAGGAAATCCAGCAGCGCAATGCCTCCACGATCGAAGAAGTGCTGCGCTACACGGCCGGCGTCTCGACCGATTTTTACGGTTCCGACGATCGATTCGACTATTTCAAGATCCGCGGTTTCGATGCCTATACCTATCGCGACGGACTCGTGATCGGCCGGCCATTCGGCGGTATCCGCGAAGAAGCCTATGCTTATGAGCGCGTGGAAGTTCTCAAAGGTGCAAGCTCGACCGCCTTCGGCGTCTCCGACCCCGGCGGCTCGGTCAATTACGTCTCCAAGAAGCCCAAGAGCGAGCGCTTCGGCGAAGCTTATGTGACCGGCGGATCGCACAGCCGGGCCGAAACCGGCATCGACTTCGGCGACAATATCACCGAAGACGACACGCTGTCCTACCGCCTGACGGGCAAGCTTCGGAAGTCGGACGCGGAATATGACTATTCGCGCGATGACGAGCGGTTCTTCATGGGAGGCCTCACCTGGCGCCCGAGCGATGCCACCAGCCTGACCTTCATCTACGACCATCTGCACAAGGACGGCGTTCCAGGGGGCGGCGGCCATCCGATCGGCACCGATTTCGACCGCAGCCGGTTCTTCGGCGAACCCGATTACAACTATCGCGGAACCAACCGCAATTCGTTCAGCGTCATGCTGGATCACGACTTCGGCACGGGTCTGACCCTGGGTTCCACCGCCCGCTACAGCAAGACGAACAGCGATTTCGGCTATGCCTATATCGCGTCGACGCCAACCAACGGCTCGACGATTGCCAACCGATCCTTCTTCGGCAATGACAGCGCGGTCGAATCCTTCGTCATGGACGCGCATTTGCAATATGATGCAAGCTTCGACACCATCGACAGCCGGACGCTTGTCGGGATCGAGTATAATCGCACGCGGATCGACAACCGGGCCTTTTTCGGTGCCGCGCCGGGGATCAATTGGCTGAACCCGGTCTATACGGGCCGGCCGGCCTCGGTGCCGCTGTACCAGAGCCAGAAGACCGATCAGGACACGAAGGCGATCTATGCGCAGCAGGATTTGACCTTTTCGGACAAGCTGATCGCCTCCGTCAGCCTGCGCAATGACTGGCTGGACACGGAGCAGACCAACAGACTGTCCGGCGTGCGGGCGCAAGGCGATGTCAGCGAGCTGACCAGCCGCTTTGGCGTGACCTACCGGTGGACGGAAGAATTCGCTACCTATGCGAGCTATGCCCAGTCCGTCGTCCCGTCCTCGCTGACGGTGGAGCCCGAGCGCGGCGAACAGTATGAAGTCGGCGTCAAATACCAGCCGCTTGCATTCCCGGCCCTGTTCACGGCCGCCGTCTACGACCTGACAAAGAACAACATCACCCGCACCGATCCCGTCACCAATCTGCAATCCGCCATCGGCGAGGTTCGGGTGCGCGGCGTGGATCTGGAAGCCAAGGCGGAGATCGACGAGAATTGGAGCCTGACGGCTGCCTATTCCTATCTCTCGTCGGAAATCGTGGAAAACGGTACGCAGGGCAATGAGGGCAACGAACTGGCCTTCGTTCCGCATCACACCGCGTCCTTGTGGGCGACCTATGCCCTGCCCGGCGACGGGCGCCGGGGCGACATGACCTTCAGCGTCGGCGGCCGCTATTCCAGCTCCTATTACTTCAACGACGCCAACACGCTCTCGACCGACGGCCATATCGTCTTCGATGCAGCGGTCACCTACGACCTGGCTGAGAATACGTCGCTGGAAGTCAATGTCAGCAACGTGTTCGACGAGAAGCATCTCGATTACGGCGGCTTCGGTGCGGATTTCTACAATCCCGGCCGGACGATCATGGCGACCCTGCGCCAGACCTGGTAA
- a CDS encoding AraC family transcriptional regulator, translating to MTYAHSMICRTEGIQAQPPRWRGMEGSVGVFWEATGQAGARGYYLSPDPRIVLFFNDVSKQIRLTNRETARDHDYRPMTRAVYVPAGVPMWTTFTTAHRFSHLDLHLHHDRLLRMLSPSMGRSTSLAALKRPVEAEEPRSVALLGSLLVDELANPGRPSIHAENLVASIVTGLLDLSAEADKPAGRLTQAQMNKLTALVTSRADCRVSIADMAAAVGLSESWFASVFKQTTGMPPHQWQMARRIELSQHLLEAGELSIAQIAAQMGFSDQAHFTKAFRQAVGHTPAAWRRLEQQTGQTFTRSGAGSP from the coding sequence TTGACCTATGCTCACTCCATGATCTGCCGCACCGAGGGCATTCAGGCGCAGCCGCCGCGATGGCGCGGCATGGAAGGCTCAGTCGGCGTCTTCTGGGAAGCCACGGGACAAGCGGGGGCGCGCGGCTATTATCTTTCGCCGGACCCGCGCATCGTTCTGTTCTTCAACGATGTCTCCAAGCAGATCAGGCTGACCAACCGGGAAACGGCGCGGGATCATGATTATCGGCCGATGACGCGCGCGGTCTATGTTCCGGCCGGCGTTCCGATGTGGACGACCTTCACGACGGCGCACCGCTTCTCCCATCTCGACCTGCATCTCCACCATGACCGGTTGCTGCGAATGTTGTCGCCCTCGATGGGCCGCTCCACATCGCTTGCGGCCCTCAAACGGCCGGTCGAAGCAGAGGAACCGCGTTCCGTGGCCCTGCTTGGCAGCCTGCTGGTGGATGAGCTGGCCAATCCGGGGCGGCCGTCGATCCATGCGGAGAACCTGGTCGCCAGCATCGTCACCGGCCTGCTCGATCTCTCGGCCGAGGCGGACAAGCCGGCTGGACGGCTGACGCAGGCCCAGATGAACAAGCTGACGGCACTGGTAACGTCTCGCGCCGATTGCCGCGTCAGCATTGCGGATATGGCAGCCGCCGTTGGTCTATCGGAAAGCTGGTTCGCCAGCGTCTTCAAGCAGACCACCGGAATGCCGCCGCATCAATGGCAGATGGCGCGCCGCATCGAGCTGTCGCAACACCTGCTGGAGGCGGGCGAGCTGAGCATTGCCCAGATCGCCGCGCAAATGGGATTTTCCGACCAGGCGCATTTTACCAAGGCCTTCCGTCAGGCCGTGGGCCATACGCCCGCAGCCTGGCGGCGGCTGGAGCAGCAAACCGGCCAGACCTTTACCAGGTCTGGCGCAGGGTCGCCATGA
- a CDS encoding ABC transporter substrate-binding protein — protein MTVTLNRRQTLGALGALGATAAFGIPARGAEKRNLAVLTLASHAPSFIAFERGYFKDAGIDVELKFFEAAQPMAVAIASGDAEFGVTAMSGGLISLAQKGVVKVVGGALMEEKGIAGQVILASNKAYEAGLTEPSKLAGKTFGITTAGSSFHFMAHKIAQANNIKLADIQLRPLQKLGAIVGALSTGQIDAWAIQANVANKMLREKAAQQIGLVSDYAPNYQVTTAFTSAKNASENRDLTQAFITAYTRAIADYNAAFVDKTAPDEERDALAKLVHGYVEKDSPFEVAKQNLIDGAMRINPGLALSLDSCVEQMEWFKSEGMVKDAVTQEQLFDTSYVKVI, from the coding sequence ATGACAGTGACATTGAACCGCCGGCAGACCCTTGGCGCCCTCGGGGCGCTCGGCGCAACCGCCGCATTCGGAATCCCGGCCCGCGGCGCTGAAAAGCGGAACCTCGCCGTCCTGACGCTCGCAAGCCATGCGCCGAGCTTCATTGCCTTTGAGCGCGGCTACTTCAAGGATGCCGGCATCGATGTGGAGCTGAAATTCTTCGAGGCAGCCCAGCCCATGGCCGTGGCAATCGCCTCCGGCGACGCCGAATTCGGCGTGACCGCCATGAGCGGTGGCCTGATCAGCCTGGCGCAGAAGGGTGTGGTCAAGGTGGTCGGCGGCGCCCTGATGGAGGAGAAGGGCATTGCCGGCCAGGTGATCCTCGCCTCCAACAAGGCCTATGAAGCCGGGCTGACCGAGCCGTCGAAGCTGGCGGGCAAGACCTTCGGCATCACCACGGCAGGCTCCTCATTCCACTTCATGGCGCACAAGATCGCGCAGGCCAACAATATCAAGCTGGCCGATATCCAGCTGCGGCCGCTGCAGAAGCTCGGCGCCATTGTCGGCGCACTGTCGACAGGGCAGATCGACGCGTGGGCGATCCAGGCGAATGTGGCGAACAAGATGCTGCGGGAAAAGGCGGCTCAGCAGATCGGTCTCGTCTCGGACTATGCTCCGAACTACCAGGTCACGACCGCATTCACCTCGGCCAAGAATGCCAGCGAGAACCGCGATTTGACGCAGGCCTTCATCACGGCCTATACGCGCGCCATCGCCGACTACAATGCGGCTTTCGTGGACAAGACGGCGCCAGACGAGGAGCGCGATGCGCTGGCCAAGCTCGTTCACGGCTATGTCGAGAAGGACAGCCCCTTTGAGGTCGCCAAGCAGAACCTGATCGATGGCGCCATGCGCATCAATCCGGGCCTTGCGCTGTCGCTCGACAGCTGCGTGGAACAGATGGAATGGTTCAAGTCCGAAGGCATGGTCAAGGACGCCGTCACGCAGGAACAGCTGTTCGACACCTCCTATGTCAAGGTGATCTGA
- a CDS encoding ABC transporter ATP-binding protein has translation MDLKLKNITHHYGSMPVLQDINLDIPQGQIACLIGPSGCGKSTLLRFLGGLERPAEGEVLQIGSPPADCLNPLTYVFQHFALLPWRSVERNIRLVLEDHRLSRREMDDIVTDVLERTRLTDFRQALPKQLSGGMRQRVAISRALAVRPAVMLMDEPLSALDSQTRELLMDDLVSLWTRQPFTSVYVTHNLAEAVRLGHRVVVLSRRPGRVREIVDIDIPLAERHLGHPVLEEKQKQLWQLMREEAMAADKELADV, from the coding sequence ATGGATCTGAAGCTGAAGAACATCACCCATCACTACGGCAGCATGCCGGTTCTGCAGGATATCAATCTCGATATTCCGCAGGGGCAGATCGCCTGTCTGATCGGTCCCTCCGGCTGCGGGAAATCGACGCTGTTGCGCTTTCTCGGCGGGCTGGAACGGCCGGCGGAAGGCGAAGTGCTGCAGATCGGGTCACCGCCGGCAGACTGTCTCAACCCGCTGACCTATGTCTTCCAGCATTTTGCGCTTCTGCCCTGGCGAAGCGTCGAGCGCAATATCCGGCTGGTGCTCGAAGACCACCGCCTGAGCCGCCGCGAAATGGACGATATCGTCACCGATGTTCTAGAGCGTACCCGGCTAACGGATTTCCGCCAGGCTCTGCCCAAGCAATTGTCGGGTGGCATGCGCCAGCGCGTCGCGATCAGCCGGGCCCTGGCGGTGCGGCCGGCCGTCATGCTGATGGATGAACCTCTCTCGGCCCTCGACAGCCAGACGCGCGAACTGCTGATGGACGATCTCGTCTCGCTATGGACGCGCCAGCCCTTCACATCGGTCTATGTGACGCACAATCTCGCCGAGGCCGTCCGGCTCGGGCATCGGGTTGTCGTCCTGTCGCGCCGGCCGGGCCGGGTGCGCGAGATTGTGGATATCGACATCCCGCTCGCCGAGCGGCATCTGGGCCACCCGGTCCTTGAGGAAAAGCAGAAGCAGCTCTGGCAGCTGATGCGGGAAGAAGCCATGGCTGCGGACAAGGAGCTGGCCGATGTCTGA